The following coding sequences lie in one Alicyclobacillus curvatus genomic window:
- a CDS encoding bifunctional precorrin-2 dehydrogenase/sirohydrochlorin ferrochelatase → MARIGAPDVPYYAAYLDVRERRCTVVGGGLIAARKVAKLLESGAKVKVISPKLRPPLSYLAEKGEVEWIPRAYQAGDVQDAWLVIAATDDKMTNQLVASEAKQAGRLVNVVDDVTRCNFIVPASVRKGALHVSISTSGTDPAAAKRLRRAFELDLANGSDFFHKEIQKFR, encoded by the coding sequence ATGGCTAGGATTGGCGCCCCGGATGTGCCCTATTATGCGGCTTACCTTGATGTCCGTGAGCGTCGCTGCACGGTTGTCGGCGGGGGACTGATTGCTGCTCGTAAGGTAGCAAAGCTCCTGGAGTCAGGAGCCAAAGTCAAGGTTATCAGCCCGAAACTACGGCCACCATTGTCTTACCTGGCTGAAAAGGGTGAGGTGGAGTGGATTCCCCGTGCCTACCAGGCAGGTGATGTTCAGGACGCGTGGCTTGTCATTGCGGCGACTGACGACAAGATGACGAACCAGTTGGTGGCGAGCGAAGCGAAGCAAGCAGGGCGTCTCGTCAATGTTGTGGATGATGTCACCCGGTGTAACTTCATTGTGCCGGCTTCAGTCAGAAAAGGGGCACTTCACGTCTCCATCTCGACTTCAGGAACGGATCCCGCGGCGGCAAAGCGTCTCCGCCGTGCGTTCGAGTTGGATTTGGCAAACGGATCGGACTTCTTTCACAAAGAGATTCAGAAGTTTCGCTAG